The following coding sequences are from one Alosa alosa isolate M-15738 ecotype Scorff River chromosome 13, AALO_Geno_1.1, whole genome shotgun sequence window:
- the LOC125305368 gene encoding uncharacterized protein LOC125305368 isoform X1 — MDHNESSYSPRRCIEHKSPDNCGQPDIFYTTRLCKKLTHPRGDFDLTDPYGYKLSAAYNCLHDPNLKTYLYRKDIHKHLLKDGFITKDNKVTCNLKEYNTYKKYLTDLQREMDHRFKMEQRELVRKILILQQEGRISSDVSVPDFIEWLVFHGQDCVQNDMDRPGPGPGPKKSQSCGSNVLKLPKLKTQSKSLTLSHYSDTGRYLSGKICTRQQQILKEVEEDVQRELRLERRRKEAQHQRQQRVLPSQRNKWHQPDLAVQGRGLSGALTNIGIVSLKEAAGGDSLMIRRPTLKKLASLTHTEKMSNHAACPKTTVTPIGDTEKDTPRLKPRDFSDNRKISVMAPPKHVPLETNVSSNPGGIGGDSRDIVTVSQLSEQKQTEEKDEISNLMKENPQVITDIVTTVRNDMIGAIIPAMLQFINERSPDKQSSSEDTPTAHNNHIGHVEDTKPVDGSLQNACCASVLMSPQSSTHYSQKLKEPDSNKIESLPGDEFGSLNTDLFKKAERVIWKAVHEVMKTMMSSSVDKVEPKSQYTANEEYCHDLKSTSSTHEGFYDGDKALPYKQSVSLVNLQTQRESVACAEQMFMDPTAKKTQQGDDGWNQVKAQLTKPRLFFSEHNSSDSTQKNLIYSQFVEDILVRVYSLFPDESVEADSQIETTSSPSSSSSLSPSSRMQNERPPLQAEKSSSAPVYSVSAEGEHHAAQRNASARPKLQVGQTIRLLSARPVSPADEVTAVETEQYADEMVMDIMDQLKYEAEQQSRESKHSETPDSFTSSEESVVMRQDIDFPQVTELNPPSFWTPKTQHHEAVEISHQIFLSIKSQLDQGHSDTETNVSKTMEKAVLCEFVDLALKKLSTMCEPKYSISKIVEMSEHFLGRESSQPQKPHASEKALEIMENVKMEFEKTAHQHVKAVLEKGVLSDFNSCNVHRCQCTSRENLPSCQSCLRAMGDNQTELSTLASDIVFILWEKLIETSGCDTSAWSSNSETKLINLIKAISEISSLNTSATHAGSTTLKAEFAMDGINHAVQTKVRQFLAHQSKGGQRATDKAAIVDRPVDAIMNCFRTPDNSCGQEVHDSVSSTTSESAFQHSTGHNSKQTYTTSQLTCSSSPIISSSGHENFSEAFSKSAMSLLRDTYGEQTTDMKIKKDTNISIADPTFEGLVIQPHANNRALIVQRVVVEELSQCQAGSLESERNHQRSTQTPPTIKPPEVVCPGFSEQVDVVGTENLKIHGSPITQTNNLARPSPAVLYLFKPTYEKVIFKVLIKCMLGSELITKQRVLSYETRMLQDRRTQSAESMKERVKNTQRHRMLEATHAFGSLQEADSAMTTKSVKGRRPHSAASDSREVKQTSRSRGSTALNGLSLSQDHHSQSKLWRAQTQTTSASRASLNHPDMFWKNFQKAQTTLNPVTDGSGKGPSAVKANALRQQGNADKVKCPLSPQSTDRPTPPLLAEAIKDIVANLLVNIYFDRPDTPSGASSPISDPASLNLLDSVLLQIERYHQLDEVGADQLSSLHIDTQEVARSVYRDLVNYSGSCENLHCAISACEDRIVERIASSLVKLLSRSIQNTDHLSRDNLSSTASTRLCSLASTRFSSAASWITEEAGTISGDITLRSVDLIEQSSSCSLEMAENLMDAVMVELYTDPEMFGTPQPDNLNWPQLSLAELNQAATEVYKQMLEQCGSVENLQSALRSREKEVVTKMAVAIASQTYRLISLNESSDTPLPDQTSHLNDSLSIGSSPQQSGQCFIFYQTVWDIISTLLLELCKKKTHAQHLTPKLFLRSLNTLSECPGVKIINDKKQCDISNYYNVVARIALGARIKLSEHPDYWSILETLLTAKDEAAAGRVVTTIVEEILKFASHPFDVIPVLENQHTSDVCSLRAGMPCSASDNPSRDMTPVPDSVTKGTPCQSSTVGSKKVTFWPFAQVDYHSKSQAPPKMGSEMSDEAPSQHPASHLRGRRVISVKVKKHSKKGRPARPRRQKNNVDNEQTNKETQVKSLGSFLSKFFH; from the exons ATGGACCACAACGAATCATCTTACTCACCACGTCGTTGTATTGAGCACAAGTCTCCCGATAACTGTGGACAGCCAGATATTTTCTACACCACCCGTCTATGTAAAAAG CTTACCCATCCGAGGGGAGACTTCGATCTCACAGATCCCTATGGCTACAAATTAAGCGCTGCCTACAACTGCCTCCATGATCCAAACCTAAAAACCTACTTGTACCGTAAAGATATTCATAAGCATCTCTTGAAGGATGGATTCATTACTAAAGACAACAAA GTCACATGCAATTTGAAAGAGTACAACACATACAAGAAATACCTAACAGATCTACAGAGGGAAATGGACCATAGGTTTAAGATGGAGCAG AGAGAGCTGGTGCGCAAGATACTCATCCTACAGCAGGAGGGCAGGATCTCCTCAGACGTGTCTGTGCCTGACTTCATTGAATGGTTGGTCTTCCATGGTCAGGACTGCGTGCAAAATGACATGGATAG GCCTGGACCTGGACCAGGACCAAAGAAGTCACAGAGTTGCGGCAGTAATGTTTTGAAGCTACCGAAATTGAAGACACAAAGCAAGTCACTTACCTTGTCTCACTACAGTGACACCGGACGTTACTTGTCAGGGAAG ATCTGCACTCGCCAGCAGCAGATCCtcaaggaggtggaggaggacgtGCAGAGAGAGCTGAGGCTGGAACGACGCAGGAAGGAGGCCCAGCATCAGCGACAACAGCGGGTGCTGCCCTCACAA AGAAATAAATGGCATCAACCTGATCTAGCTGTTCAAGGCAGAGGACTGAGTGGTGCTTTAACCAACATCGGAATTGTATCCCTGAAAGAGG CGGCAGGTGGGGATAGCTTGATGATTAGGCGGCCAACACTTAAAAAACTGgcttcactgacacacacagagaagatgTCAAACCAT GCTGCTTGCCCTAAAACTACTGTGACACCAATAGGAGATACTGAGAAAGATACTCCTAGACTCAAACCCAGAGACTTTTCTG ATAACAGGAAGATTTCGGTCATGGCACCACCAAAGCATGTTCCTCTGGAGACCAATGTTTCATCCAACCCTGGAGGCATTGGTGGAGATTCACGTGATATTGTCACTGTTTCACAACTCAG TGAACAGAAGCAGACTGAAGAAAAAGATGAAATATCT AATCTCATGAAGGAAAACCCTCAAGTAATTACAGATATCGTCACCACAGTGAGGAATGATATGATAGGTGCCATCATCCCAGCCATGCTGCAGTTTATAAATGAGCGTTCACCAGACAAACAAAGCTCCTCTGAGGACACACCAACTGCTCATAATAACCATATCGGTCATGTTGAGGACACCAAACCAGTTGATGGCAGTTTGCAGAATGCCTGTTGTGCATCAGTTCTGATGTCCCCTCAGTCCTCCACTCATTACAGTCAAAAGCTTAAAGAGCCAGACAGTAATAAGATTGAATCACTCCCTGGTGACGAATTTGGCTCACTAAATACCGACCTGTTTAAAAAAGCTGAAAGGGTCATCTGGAAAGCAGTGCATGAAGTGATGAAAACTATGATGTCCTCCTCTGTGGATAAAGTTGAGCCTAAGTCTCAGTATACTGCCAATGAGGAGTATTGCCATGATTTGAAATCAACCTCCAGCACACATGAAGGATTTTATGATGGTGACAAAGCACTGCCATACAAACAGTCTGTTTCACTGGTGAACCTTCAAACACAGAGGGAGTCTGTGGCCTGTGCAGAGCAGATGTTCATGGATCCAACTGCCAAAAAAACACAGCAGGGAGATGATGGTTGGAACCAGGTCAAAGCCCAGCTCACCAAGCCAAGGCTTTTCTTTAGTGAACACAACTCCTCCGACTCCACACAGAAGAACCTAATCTACTCACAGTTTGTGGAGGACATTCTAGTGAGAGTGTATTCCCTTTTTCCTGATGAAAGCGTAGAAGCTGATTCACAGATAGAAACAACCAGCTCAccatcttcttcttcatcatTATCACCATCATCCAGGATGCAGAATGAACGTCCCCCTCTGCAGGCTGAAAAATCCAGTAGCGCACCGGTGTACAGTGTTTCTGCCGAAGGAGAACACCATGCAGCTCAGAGAAATGCTAGTGCCAGGCCAAAACTCCAAGTCGGACAGACCATTAGACTGTTGTCTGCTAGACCAGTGTCCCCAGCAGATGAAGTGACAGCTGTTGAGACAGAACAGTATGCTGATGAAATGGTCATGGACATTATGGATCAGCTCAAATATGAAGCAGAACAACAGTCCAGAGAAAGTAAACACTCTGAGACGCCAGACTCATTCACTTCGTCTGAAGAATCTGTAGTGATGAGGCAGGACATTGATTTCCCACAGGTCACAGAACTGAATCCCCCATCTTTTTGGACACCAAAAACACAACACCATGAAGCAGTAGAGATTTCTCACCAAATCTTCCTCAGTATCAAAAGTCAACTTGATCAAGGACATTCTGACACTGAGACTAATGTTTCTAAAACCATGGAAAAAGCTGTTCTTTGTGAATTTGTTGATTTGGCCCTGAAGAAGCTGAGCACCATGTGTGAACCAAAGTATTCCATAAGTAAGATTGTTGAAATGTCAGAACACTTTCTAGGGCGCGAGTCATCTCAACCTCAGAAACCGCATGCTTCAGAGAAAGCTTTAGAGATCATGGAAAATGTTAAGATGGAGTTTGAAAAAACAGCTCATCAGCATGTTAAAGCTGTCCTTGAAAAAGGTGTCCTTAGTGATTTTAACTCTTGCAATGTCCATCGCTGTCAATGTACTTCCAGAGAAAATCTGCCTTCATGCCAGAGTTGCTTGAGAGCCATGGGCGACAACCAGACTGAGCTTTCAACCTTAGCTAGTGATATTGTCTTTATTTTGTGGGAGAAGTTGATTGAAACATCTGGTTGTGATACATCTGCTTGGTCTTCTAACAGTGAAACAAAACTGATTAACTTAATCAAAGCAATATCTGAAATATCATCTCTCAACACTAGTGCGACCCATGCAGGTTCAACTACACTAAAGGCTGAATTTGCCATGGATGGAATTAACCATGCTGTTCAGACCAAGGTGAGGCAGTTTCTTGCTCACCAGTCTAAAGGTGGCCAAAGGGCTACGGACAAGGCAGCCATAGTAGACAGACCTGTAGATGCCATCATGAATTGCTTCAGAACACCAGACAACAGTTGTGGGCAAGAGGTTCATGATAGTGTATCTTCCACAACCTCAGAAAGTGCATTTCAACACAGTACAGGACACAACTCCAAACAGACGTACACCACTTCTCAGCTCACATGCTCTTCGAGTCCCATCATCAGCAGTTCAGGGCATGAAAACTTCTCTGAAGCTTTTTCAAAATCAGCCATGTCACTTTTGAGAGACACTTATGGAGAGCAAACAACAGACATGAAGATAAAGAAAGACACCAACATATCCATTGCAGATCCCACCTTTGAAGGTTTGGTAATACAGCCACATGCTAACAACAGAGCTCTGATTGTACAGAGAGTTGTTGTGGAAGAACTATCTCAATGTCAGGCAGGTTCcctggagagtgagaggaacCATCAAAGGTCCACTCAAACTCCACCAACTATAAAGCCACCAGAGGTTGTTTGTCCAGGTTTTTCAGAACAGGTAGACGTTGTGGGCACGGAAAATTTGAAAATTCATGGTAGTCCGATCACTCAGACCAACAACCTAGCCAGACCCTCTCCTGCTGTGTTATACCTTTTCAAGCCCACTTATGAGAAGGTTATTTTCAAAGTGTTAATCAAATGCATGTTGGGTTCAGAATTGATCACAAAGCAGAGAGTGCTGTCTTATGAAACACGGATGCTTCAGGACAGGAGGACTCAGAGTGCAGAGTCTATGAAGGAACGGGTaaagaacacacagagacacaggatGTTGGAAGCCACACATGCTTTTGGGTCACTCCAGGAAGCTGATTCTGCCATGACAACTAAGTCTGTGAAAGGCCGTCGACCACACAGCGCTGCATCAGACTCCAGAG AAGTGAAACAAACTTCTAGATCCAGGGGTAGCACTGCACTTAATGGATTGTCCTTAAGCCAGGACCATCATAGCCAGAGCAAACTCTGGAGAGCTCAGACACAGACCACTTCTGCATCAAGAGCATCCTTGAATCACCCAGATATGTTTTGGAAAAACTTTCAAAAAGCTCAGACAACCTTGAATCCGGTCACTGATGGCTCTGGTAAAGGGCCCAGTGCTGTAAAGGCCAATGCTCTTCGACAGCAAGGGAATGCAGACAAAGTCAAATGCCCTTTGTCACCCCAAAGCACTGACAGGCCCACCCCACCACTGTTAGCAGAAGCTATCAAGGACATTGTGGCTAACTTGTTGGTCAACATCTATTTTGATAGACCTGATACTCCTAGTGGTGCTTCCAGTCCTATTTCTGATCCAGCTTCACTAAATCTTCTTGACAGTGTGCTTCTGCAGATAGAGCGATATCATCAACTGGATGAAGTGGGTGCTGATCAGCTCTCCTCCttacacattgacacacaggaGGTTGCCAGGTCTGTCTATCGAGACTTGGTCAATTACAGTGGCAGCTGTGAAAACTTGCATTGTGCCATTTCTGCCTGTGAGGATCGCATAGTGGAAAGGATTGCAAGCTCACTGGTCAAATTGTTGTCCAGGAGTATCCAGAACACAGATCACCTCAGTCGTGATAACTTGAGCAGCACAGCCTCCACTCGACTGTGCTCCTTAGCCTCTACTCGCTTTAGCTCTGCAGCATCCTGGATTACTGAGGAAGCAGGCACAATTTCTGGGGACATTACACTTAGATCTGTAGATCTAATAGAGCAATCAAGTTCATGTTCCTTAGAAATGGCAGAAAACCTAATggatgcagttatggttgagcTCTACACTGACCCAGAAATGTTTGGCACCCCACAGCCAGACAACCTGAACTGGCCCCAGCTCTCTCTGGCTGAACTTAATCAAGCAGCAACAGAGGTCTACAAACAGATGTTGGAACAATGTGGCTCAGTGGAGAACCTTCAAAGTGCTCTGAGGTCCAGGGAGAAAGAAGTGGTCACCAAAATGGCTGTCGCAATCGCATCTCAAACCTACAGGCTAATCTCTTTGAATGAATCAAGTGACACTCCTTTACCGGATCAGACCTCTCATCTCAATGATTCCTTATCCATAGGCAGTTCTCCACAGCAGTCTGgccagtgttttattttttaccagACAGTATGGGACATCATCTCAACACTTTTGCTTGaactgtgtaaaaaaaaaacacacgcacagcatCTCACCCCAAAACTCTTTCTTAGGTCACTGAACACACTCTCAGAGTGTCCCGGAGTGAAAATAATTAATGATAAAAAACAGTGTGACATCTCCAACTATTACAATGTTGTTGCACGGATTGCGCTTGGGGCACGAATAAAACTCAGTGAACATCCTGACTACTGGAGTATCCTGGAGACTTTGTTGACTGCCAAAGATGAGGCTGCAGCTGGGAGAGTTGTGACCACTATTGTTGAAGAAATATTGAAATTTGCATCACATCCATTTGATGTCATCCCAGTTCTAGAAAACCAGCATACCTCAGATGTTTGTAGTCTGCGTGCTGGCATGCCATGTTCAGCTTCAGACAACCCAAGCAGAGATATGACTCCAGTACCAGATAGTGTAACCAAGGGGACACCTTGCCAGTCAAGCACAGTTGGCTCAAAGAAAGTGACGTTCTGGCCTTTTGCACAAGTTGATTACCACAGTAAATCACAAGCTCCACCCAAAATGGGGTCTGAGATGTCTGATGAAGCACCCAGCCAACACCCAGCGAGTCACTTGAGAGGCAGAAGAGTGATAAGTGTTAAAGTAAAGAAG CATTCTAAGAAAGGTAGACCTGCAAGACCAAGGAGGCAGAAAAATAATGTGGATAACGAGCAGACAA ACAAGGAAACACAGGTGAAGAGTCTTGGATCGTTCCTCTCAAAATTCTTTCACTAG